The window AGCAATCCCCAGTTCACCGCTCGCGCCCCGAAGGACGTGATCGAGAAGGAGGAACGGAAGCGGGAGGAGTTCCTCGCCCGGCTGGCCCGGATCGAGGCGAACCTCTCCTCGCTGGGAGGATAGATGGACTACTCCGAGGCCCGACGCACGCTTGCATCCCTGCCCACACGGGTGAAGCCGGGTCTCGATCGGATAGAGCGCCTCCTGGACGCGCTCGGCCGCCCGGAACAGACGTTCCCGGCGATCCACATCGCCGGGACGAACGGGAAAGGCTCGGTCGCGGCGATGCTCTCCGCGGTCCTCTCCCGCGCCGGCTATCGGGTCGGGCGGTTCACCTCTCCCGAGCTGGTCGACTATCGCGATCGGATCGAGGTGGACGGGGAGTGGATCCCGGAGGAGCGCTTTGCGGAGATCGTCACCCGTCTCTCCCCGGGCCTCGCCGGAGCCGATCCCCCGACCGAGTTCGAGGTCCTCGCCGCGGTCGCGTTCCGCCACTTTGCGGACGAAGCCGTGGACATCGCGGTCGTCGAGGTCGGACTCGGCGGGAGGTTCGACGCGACGAACGTCGTCCAGCCGATCGTCTCCGTCCTCACCACCGTCGGGCGCGACCATCTCGACCTCCTCGGGGACTCGATCGCGCGGATCGCATGGGAGAAGGTGGGGATCGTCCGGCGCGGCGTGCCGCTCGTTGTGGGCGATCTCCCACCGGCCGCGGACGCGGTGGTGGTGAGCGAAGCGCGTGCTGTCGGCGCCCGGGTTGTGCGGGCGAGCCATGAGATCGAGCTCGCCCCGATTCACCGCGGCCTCGACGGGGCGCGGTACCGGGTGCGCGCGAGTGGATTGCCGGATGAGGTCGAGATCCCGTTTCCACCGGAGTACGAAGGGGAGAACCTGCGCTGCGCCCTTGCCGCGATCCGCGAGCTGCGGAAAGCGGGGTGGAAGATCCCGGATACAGCGATCGTCGCCGGGCTGCGAACCGTCACCTGGCCGGGGAGGTTCGAGGTCATGGGAAGGGCACCGTTGATCGTGCTCGACGGAGCGCACAACGCACCCGGGGCGCATGCCCTGGCGCGGGCGGTCGAGCGCTTCTTCCCGCCGCGTCCACGGAGGACGCTCCTGTTCGGGATCCTGCGGAACAAAGAGATCGGCCCGGTGTGCGATGCCCTGTTCCCGCAGTTCCCCCGGATCGTCCTCACCCGCTCTTCCTCCCCCCGCGCCCTCCCGCCGGAGGAGCTCGTCCCGCACGCGCGGCGGTGGGGGATCGAACCGATCGTCACGTCGGACGTCCGCGCCGGGCTCGCCGCCGCTGTATCCGACCTCGGGGGTGAGGACGGCCTCCTCGTCACCGGTTCCCTCACCGTGGTGCAGGAAGCGCGGCCGGGCCTCGTGGAGGAAGTGAGATGCGTGAGATGATCGAACGGATACAGAAGGCAGGGCTCCCCGACCACGTCGCCATCATCATGGACGGGAACGGGCGTTGGGCCAAGGCGCGCGGCCTCCCGCGCACGGCCGGGCACCAGGCCGGCACCCAGGCGGCGGAGCGGCTGATCAGATTCGCGACGAGGGACCTCGGACTGAGATACCTGACCTTATACGCCTTCTCCACCGAGAACTGGAGCCGGCCGACCGAGGAGGTCGACTTCCTGCTGGACCTCCTCGATCGGTTCATCACCGAGAAGCTGCGCGAATTCGTGGAAGAGGGGGTGCATCTCACCGTCCTCGGCGACCTCACCCCGCTTTCGCCGCGGCTGCGGGAGACGGTGGAGAGGGCGATCGCCGCCACCGCGGACAATACAAAGCTCCATCTCAACGTCGCCCTCAACTACGGCGCGCGCCAGGAGATCATCCGCGCCTGCCGCGACCTGGCAAAGGCAGCGGTGCAGGGCGAGCTCGACCCGGACGCGATCGGAGAGGAGGAGATAACCGCGGCTCTCTACACCGCCCGTATCCCTGACCCTGATCTCATCATCCGCACAAGCGGGGAGATGCGCCTGTCCAACTTCCTCCTGTGGCAGGCGGCGTACACCGAGCTCTACTTCACCCCGACCCTGTGGCCGGACTTCACCCCAGAGGAGCTGATGAAGGCGATCGAGGTCTACCAGCAGCGGGAACGTCGGTTCGGAGGAGTGAGCCAGAGATGAACGTAGTCAAACGCATCCTGAGCGCTCTCATTGCCGGAGGGATCGTGTTCTCCGTCCTTTATGCGGGAACGCGGTTCGGAATCCAGTGGATCGTCGGGCTCCTGATCCTCATCGTCGCCTACCCCGCGGCAGTGGAGTACCTCCAGCTGATGCAGCGGCTCGACATCCGGCTCGCCGCGCCGGACTTCCTCGTCTGGATTCCGATCCTCATCTTCGGCTACGTGATCGAGAACGGGGTCTACGGTGACGTCGGCCTCCTCTCCGCCGTCGCCTACCAGGTCTTCCGCTACCTGCGCAGCCTCCCGCACAAGCAGGGATTCCTCCAGGCGGTGGCCGGGGTGTTCGGTCTGTTGTACATCCCGTGGTTACTTCATTTCTTCTATTCGATCTATATCAGCGGCCCGCCCGACCAGCCCCGCGTCGGGGCGACGCACGCCCTCGTCGTCCTGCTGATGGTGTGGGGGTACGACTCCGGGGCGTACATCATCGGGAGCCTATTCGGAAAGCACCGGGCGTTTCCCAACGTCAGTCCGAAGAAGACGTGGGAGGGGATCGCCGGTGGGTTCCTGTTCACGGTTCTCGGGGCGGCGCTCGGGGCGACCCTGTCCCCGGTGTGGCGGCAGTTCGCGTTCTGGGAGGGGTTCCCCCACATCATCGCCTCCTCTCTCCTCGTTGGGATCGCCGCCCAGTTGGGAGACGTGTTCGAATCGAAGCTGAAGCGGGCGGCCGAGGTGAAGGACTCGGGGACATTCCTCCCCGGCCACGGCGGCGCCCTCGATCGGATCGACGGGCTCCTATTCGCCCTCCCGGTCTTCTTCTTCTACTACCATTACGTCCTTCACTTCCTGTAGTGTTGCCCGCTGATCCCGGCGCGGCTATGATGCGGCATGGACCTGTGCGTGGCTCGACCCATCCACTCTTGTTCGGGTTGCTTCAGGTTGGTATCGCTGTTTCGCTGAAAATGCAAGGGCGGCCAAGCTCGTGCTCGACCGCCCTCTCCGGGTGGTGAAAAAGATGAGGGGGTTCCTCAAGTTGCACGGTTACTATACCACATCTTAACGCGTTTGTCGGTAATGCGCATCACCAAATCGGGAAGAAAAGAGGGTTTTCGGGAAAGATTGCAATCGGGGGCGCGGATGGAGTACCTTCACAGTGCGATGAAACAGCTTATAGTTGCGACCTTGTTGGTCCTGCTCACCGCGGTGAGCGCGGTTGGGGCCGGGGACGTATTCCACCTGGTCCTCACCGGATCGATAAACCCGGTGAGCCGCGACATCGTCAAGAGGGCGATATCCCAGGCGGAAGAGGCGCACGGGGAGATGCTGATAATCGAGCTGAACACCCCAGGCGGATTGGGGGAATCGATGCGCGACATCGTGATGGCCGAGCTTGCCGCCACCGTCCCGGTCGTGGTCTTCGTCGGGCCTCCCGGGGCGCGGGCCGCCTCCGCGGGGGCGATCATCACCCTCGCTGCCGACGTCGCGGCGATGGCTCCGGGGACGAACATCGGCGCTGCCCATCCGGTGGAGTTGATCGGAACCGGTGGGGAAGAAGGCCAGGACAAGACGATGACCGAGAAGGTGACGAACGACGCGGTCGCGTTCGCCAAGTCGGTTGCGCAGGAGCGGGGAAGGAACGTGGAGTGGGCGGAGAAGGCGGTGCGGGAGTCGAGCTCCCTCACCGCGCAGGAGGCCCTCGACCAGGGGGTGATCGACCTGATCGCCGCCGACTTCTCCGACCTCCTCAACAAGCTCGACGGGTACACCCTCCCGGACGGACGCGTCCTCCACACCGCGGGAAGGCGGGTCGTGGAGGTTCATCCGAGCCTGCGCGAACGCCTCCTCGGCTACCTCGCCGATCCTAACATTGTTTACGTGCTATTTATCATTGGTCTGTACGCACTGATCTACGAGTTCTTCCATCCGGGAATCGGATTCGGACTGGCAGCAGGCGGGATCTGCCTCACCCTCGCGTTCTTCGGCCTTCAGATCCTCCCGGTGAACGTGGTCGGGGTGATCCTG of the Candidatus Bipolaricaulota bacterium genome contains:
- a CDS encoding isoprenyl transferase, coding for MREMIERIQKAGLPDHVAIIMDGNGRWAKARGLPRTAGHQAGTQAAERLIRFATRDLGLRYLTLYAFSTENWSRPTEEVDFLLDLLDRFITEKLREFVEEGVHLTVLGDLTPLSPRLRETVERAIAATADNTKLHLNVALNYGARQEIIRACRDLAKAAVQGELDPDAIGEEEITAALYTARIPDPDLIIRTSGEMRLSNFLLWQAAYTELYFTPTLWPDFTPEELMKAIEVYQQRERRFGGVSQR
- a CDS encoding phosphatidate cytidylyltransferase, whose translation is MNVVKRILSALIAGGIVFSVLYAGTRFGIQWIVGLLILIVAYPAAVEYLQLMQRLDIRLAAPDFLVWIPILIFGYVIENGVYGDVGLLSAVAYQVFRYLRSLPHKQGFLQAVAGVFGLLYIPWLLHFFYSIYISGPPDQPRVGATHALVVLLMVWGYDSGAYIIGSLFGKHRAFPNVSPKKTWEGIAGGFLFTVLGAALGATLSPVWRQFAFWEGFPHIIASSLLVGIAAQLGDVFESKLKRAAEVKDSGTFLPGHGGALDRIDGLLFALPVFFFYYHYVLHFL
- a CDS encoding bifunctional folylpolyglutamate synthase/dihydrofolate synthase; the encoded protein is MDYSEARRTLASLPTRVKPGLDRIERLLDALGRPEQTFPAIHIAGTNGKGSVAAMLSAVLSRAGYRVGRFTSPELVDYRDRIEVDGEWIPEERFAEIVTRLSPGLAGADPPTEFEVLAAVAFRHFADEAVDIAVVEVGLGGRFDATNVVQPIVSVLTTVGRDHLDLLGDSIARIAWEKVGIVRRGVPLVVGDLPPAADAVVVSEARAVGARVVRASHEIELAPIHRGLDGARYRVRASGLPDEVEIPFPPEYEGENLRCALAAIRELRKAGWKIPDTAIVAGLRTVTWPGRFEVMGRAPLIVLDGAHNAPGAHALARAVERFFPPRPRRTLLFGILRNKEIGPVCDALFPQFPRIVLTRSSSPRALPPEELVPHARRWGIEPIVTSDVRAGLAAAVSDLGGEDGLLVTGSLTVVQEARPGLVEEVRCVR
- a CDS encoding nodulation protein NfeD; translation: MKQLIVATLLVLLTAVSAVGAGDVFHLVLTGSINPVSRDIVKRAISQAEEAHGEMLIIELNTPGGLGESMRDIVMAELAATVPVVVFVGPPGARAASAGAIITLAADVAAMAPGTNIGAAHPVELIGTGGEEGQDKTMTEKVTNDAVAFAKSVAQERGRNVEWAEKAVRESSSLTAQEALDQGVIDLIAADFSDLLNKLDGYTLPDGRVLHTAGRRVVEVHPSLRERLLGYLADPNIVYVLFIIGLYALIYEFFHPGIGFGLAAGGICLTLAFFGLQILPVNVVGVILILFGVGLMVLDAFTPTHGILTTGGVVSLLIGSFTLFNIPNRTIGLSWTTIFLTVGTVTALFLFIISKGLLIQRKRPVTGTVGMIGEEGTARTALDPDGKVFVHGEYWNARSTAGRIEAGEKVVVEGMDGKILIVRRAG